TCGTCGTCGACAACCTCCCGCCCGAGCTCCTGCCCACGATCGTCAAGCTGGTCGGCGGCGGCGACCGGTCGGTCTCCCGGATCGCGGTGGTCGTCGACGTCCGCTCCGGCTCGTTCTTCGCCGCCCTGCAGGGCGCGCTGGAGGCGCTGCGGGCCCGTGACGTACGCCCGATGTTGTTGTTCCTGGAAGCCGGCGACGAGGTGCTAGTCCGCCGGTACGAAAGTGTGCGGAGGCCGCACCCGCTGCAGGGTGACGGCCGGGTCCTGGACGGCATCGCCCGCGAACGCGAGGCACTGCGCGAGCTGCGTGCCGACGCCGACCTGGTCATCGACACCTCCAACCTCAACGTCCACCAGCTCGCGGCGAAGATCGTGAACGCGTTCGGCGCCGAGGACGACAAGGCACTCCAGGCCACGATCGTGTCGTTCGGCTACAAGTACGGCATCCCGGTCGACGCAGACCTCGTGGTCGACTGCCGCTTCCTGCCCAACCCGCACTGGCAGCCGGAGCTGCGGCCGCGGACGGGTTTGGACCCGGAGGTTCGGGAGTACGTCCTGAAGCAGGAAGACGCGCTGCCGTTCCTCGACCAGTACGAAGGCCTGGTGACCCTGCTGGCGCGGGGGTATCTGCGGGAGGGGAAACGGTTCGCGACGATCGCGGTCGGATGCACCGGCGGCAAGCACCGGAGTGTGGCGATGGCGGAGGAACTCGGCTCGAGGCTGCGGGAGCACGGCATCGGCAACCTCGTCCTGCACCGTGACCTGGGGCGCGAATGAGCTCGCTCCAGGGGACGGAGCAGGCGGGCGGCGGGCCGAAGGTCGTCGCGCTCGGCGGCGGGCACGGCCTGTCCGCGTCCCTGTCGGCGCTGCGCCAGGTCACCGAGCGGCTCACCGCGGTGGTGACGGTGGCCGACGACGGCGGTTCCTCCGGTCGGTTGCGTTCGGAGTTCGGCGTGCTTCCGCCCGGTGATCTGCGGCAGGCACTGGCCGCTCTGTGCGGCGACGACGAATGGGGACGTACGTGGGCCGAGGTGCTGCAGCACCGGTTCGCCAGCGACGGTGAGCTGTCCGGGCACGCGGTCGGCAACCTGCTCATCGTGGCGCTGTGGGAACGCCTGGCGCAGCGATCCTCCGGCTCCGTCCCGGGCCCGCCTGGTACGCCTGATACGCCTGGTACGGAAGCCGGCACGGGGATGCCGGCGGACCGGCATGTCGCCGGCCTGGACTGGGTGGCCCGGCTGCTCGGCGCCCGTGGCCGGGTGCTGCCGATGTGCGCCGTCCCGTTGCGGATCACCGCCCAGGTCGACGGTCTCGATCCGGCGAACCCCGCGCTGGTGGAGACGGTGCGCGGCCAGTCGGAGGTGGCGAGCACCCCGGGCCGGGTCCGGAGCGTGGCACTGGAGCCGCCCGACCCGCCGGCCTGTCCGGAAGCGGTAGCGGCCGTCCGCGAGGCCGACGGCGTGGTGCTCGGGCCGGGCTCGTGGTTCACCAGCGTTCTCGTTCACCTGCTGGTCCCCGAGCTGGCGGCGGCGTTGCACGAGACGAAGGCGCGCCGCATCCTTACTCTCAACCTCGCACCGCAGGCGGGGGAGACGCGCGGGTTCTCGCCCGAGCGGCACCTGGAGGTGCTCGCCGCGCACGCTCCTGACCTGCGCGTGGACGTCGTGGTGGCCGACGACGCGTTCGTCGCCGACCATCCGGCACTGGTCGACGCGACCACCCGGCTCGGCGCCGAACTCGTGCTGGCCGACGTCGCCTGGACCGACGGTTCGCCCAAGCATGATCCTCAGCGACTCGCCCGTGTGTATGCCAAAGTGTTATCGTCGTGACTCTGGGTAGCGAAAGATGATCCTGAGAAGCCTCACCGGCTCGACCCATTCGCGGTACGAATTCCCCTTTCGTGGCAGGATCGGGCCATGGCGATGACGGCGCAGGTCAAGGCGGAGCTCACCAGCGCGACGGTGACGAAACCCTGTTGCCGCAAAGCGGAGGTGTCCGCGACCCTTCGGTTCGCCGGCGGCCTGCACATCGTCAGCGGCCGGATCGTCATCGAGGCCGAGCTGGACACCGGTGCTTCGGTCCGGCGACTACGCAGAGAGATCGCCGAGGTCTTCGGCCACGTCAGCGACGTGCTGGTGCTCGCTCCTGGTGGCCTTCGCAAGTCCAACCGGTTCGTCCTGCGCGTGGTCCGGGAGGGTGAGGCGCTCGCCCGCCAGACCGGCCTGCTCGACGGTCGCGGCCGGCCCGTACGCGGGCTGCCGCCGCAGGTGGTCAACGGTTCGACGTGTGACGCCGTGGCCGCCTGGCGCGGCGCCTTCCTCGCCCACGGCTCGCTGACCGAGCCGGGTCGTTCCGGCGCGCTGGAGGTCACCTGCCCCGGCCCGGAGGCCGCGCTCGCCCTGGTCGGCGCCGCCCGGCGGATCGGCATCGTGGCCAAGGCCCGCGAGGTGCGCGGCATCGACCGGGTGGTGATCCGCGACGGCGACGCGATCGGCGCGCTGCTCACCCGGCTGGGTGCGCACGAGAGCCTGATGGCCTGGGAGGAACGCCGGATGCGCCGGGAGGTGCGCGCCACCGCCAACCGGCTCGCCAACTTCGACGACGCCAACCTCCGGCGTTCGGCCCGCGCCGCCGTGGCCGCGGGGTCCCGGGTCCAGCGCGCGCTGGAGATCCTGGGTGAGGAGGTGCCCGAGCACCTGCAGCTGGCCGGCCGGCTGCGCCTGGAACACCGGCAGGCCTCCCTGGAGGAGCTCGGCCAGATCCACGAGCCGCCCCTGACCAAGGACGCGATCGCCGGTCGCATCCGGCGGCTCCTGGCGATGGCCGACAAACGGGCGGCCGACCTCGGGGTTCCCGGCACCGACGCCAACCTCACCGCGGAGATGATGAGTTCCTGACGGCTTCCCGGCACCTTCGGGCCGGGTGCCCCACCGGGTTCGCGACCAGCGGCTCCGTCCGTCGCGGGCCGGGTCGGGGGATGGTGGGGCTGACCAGATAGTCTCCGCGGTGAGAATGCCTCGGCGCACACCCAGGGAATCCCCGCCAGGCAACGAGGCCAGGCCCCTGTCCGCAGCGCAGATGCACGACAAGCAACGACCCCATGCGAGGGAGCGTCCTGTGACCATTCGGGTTGGAATCAACGGCTTCGGCCGGATCGGCCGTAACTTCTTCCGGGCCGCACTCGCCCAGGGTGCGGACGTCGAGATCGTCGGTGTGAACGACCTCACCGGCAACGACGTCCTGGCCCACATGCTGAAGTACGACTCGGTGCTCGGCCGGCTCGACGCCGAGGTGACGTACGACGACACGTCGCTGACCGTCGACGGCAAGTCCTTCCGCGCCACCGCGGAGACCGACCCGGCGAAGCTGCCGTGGGCGGAGCTCGGCGCGGACGTCGTCATCGAGTCGACCGGTCGCTTCACCAAGGCGGCCGACGCCCGCAAGCACGTCGAAGCCGGCGCCAAGAAGGTCATCATCTCCGCGCCGGCCACCGATGAGGACATCACCATCGTGCTCGGCGTCAACGACGACAAGTACGACCCGGCGAAGCACCACGTCATCTCCAACGCGTCGTGCACCACCAACTGCGTGGCGCCGATGACGAAGGTGCTGCTCGACAACTTCGGGTTCACCAAGGGTCTGATGACCACGATCCACGCCTACACCACCGAGCAGCAGCTGCTCGACCAGATCGCGGTGACCCGCAAGGGCTCGGTCAACCTGCGCCGTGCGCGGGCGGCCGCCATCAACATCATCCCCACGACCACGGGTGCGGCGAAGGCGACCAGCCTGGTCATCCCCGAGGTCAAGGGCAAGCTCGACGGCATGGCGTTCCGTGTCCCGGTGCCGACCGGCTCCGTCACCGACCTCGTGGTCGACCTGGAGCGGGAGACCACCAAGGAGGAGGTCAACGCGGCGTTCAAGGCTGCCGCCGAGGGCCCGCTGAAGGACATCCTCGTCTACACCGAGGACGAGATCGTCTCCTCCGACATCGTCAACACCGCACCGAGCTGCACGATCGACGCGTCGCTGACGATGGTCAACGGCAACCAGGTCAAGGTCGTCGGCTGGTACGACAACGAGTGGGGCTACTCCAACCGTCTGGTCGACCTCGCCGCCCTCGTGGGTCGGTCCCTGTGACCCTGGCGACCATCGACGACCTGGGTGACCTTCGTGGCCGGCTGGTGCTGGTCCGCTCCGACCTGAACGTCCCGCTGGACGAGGGGCGGATCACCGACGACGGCCGCATCCGGGCCAGCGTCCCGACCATCCGCGCGCTCGCCGACAAGGGCGCGCGGGTGGTCGTGACCGCCCACCTCGGCCGGCCGAAGGGCGCACCGGACCCGAAGTTCTCCCTGGCGCCGGTGGCCGAGCGCCTCGGTGAGGTGCTCGGCGCCCCGGTGGCGTTCGCCTCCGACCTGGTCGGTTCGAGCGCGCAGGAGACGGTGGACGGCCTGGCCGACGGGCAGGTCGCCCTGCTGGAGAACGTCCGGTTCGACCCGCGGGAGACCAGCAAGGACGACGCCGAGCGCGGTGCGCTGGCCGACGAGCTGGCGAAGTTCGCCGACGCGTTCGTCTCCGACGGGTTCGGTGCGGTGCACCGCAAGCACGCCAGCGTGTACGACGTGGCGCAGCGGCTGCCGCACGCCGCCGGCGGCCTGGTGGTCGCCGAGGTCGAGGCGCTCCGCCGGCTGACCGACCAGCCCGAACGCCCCTACGCCGTCGTGCTGGGTGGCGCGAAGGTCTCCGACAAGCTCGGCGTCATCGACAACCTGCTCGGCAAAGCCGACCTGCTGCTGATCGGCGGCGGCATGGTCTTCACCTTCCTCGCCGCGCAGGGGCACGAGATCGGCAAGAGCCTGCTCGAGGCCGACCAGCTGGAGACCGTCAAGCGCTACTTGTCGCAGAACGGCGACCGGATCGTGCTGCCGGTCGACGTGGTCGCCGCGACCGAGTTCTCCGGGGACGCCGAGCACGACGTCGTGTCCGTGGACGCGATCCCGGCCGACCGGCTCGGCCTGGACATCGGCCCGGAGTCGGGCCGGCTGTTCGCGGAGAAGCTGTCCGGCGCGAAGACGGTGTTCTGGAACGGCCCGATGGGCGTCTCGGAGATCCCGGCCTACGCGGAGGGCACCCGGGCGGTCGCGCAGGTGCTCACCGAGATCGACGGCCTGTCGGTCGTCGGCGGCGGCGACTCCGCGGCGGCGGTGCGTACTCTCGGCTTCGACGAGGACGCTTTCGGACACATCTCGACC
This Actinopolymorpha cephalotaxi DNA region includes the following protein-coding sequences:
- the rapZ gene encoding RNase adapter RapZ, coding for MTTDPPELVLVSGMSGAGRSAAAHVLEDLGWFVVDNLPPELLPTIVKLVGGGDRSVSRIAVVVDVRSGSFFAALQGALEALRARDVRPMLLFLEAGDEVLVRRYESVRRPHPLQGDGRVLDGIAREREALRELRADADLVIDTSNLNVHQLAAKIVNAFGAEDDKALQATIVSFGYKYGIPVDADLVVDCRFLPNPHWQPELRPRTGLDPEVREYVLKQEDALPFLDQYEGLVTLLARGYLREGKRFATIAVGCTGGKHRSVAMAEELGSRLREHGIGNLVLHRDLGRE
- a CDS encoding gluconeogenesis factor YvcK family protein, which encodes MSSLQGTEQAGGGPKVVALGGGHGLSASLSALRQVTERLTAVVTVADDGGSSGRLRSEFGVLPPGDLRQALAALCGDDEWGRTWAEVLQHRFASDGELSGHAVGNLLIVALWERLAQRSSGSVPGPPGTPDTPGTEAGTGMPADRHVAGLDWVARLLGARGRVLPMCAVPLRITAQVDGLDPANPALVETVRGQSEVASTPGRVRSVALEPPDPPACPEAVAAVREADGVVLGPGSWFTSVLVHLLVPELAAALHETKARRILTLNLAPQAGETRGFSPERHLEVLAAHAPDLRVDVVVADDAFVADHPALVDATTRLGAELVLADVAWTDGSPKHDPQRLARVYAKVLSS
- the whiA gene encoding DNA-binding protein WhiA; this encodes MAMTAQVKAELTSATVTKPCCRKAEVSATLRFAGGLHIVSGRIVIEAELDTGASVRRLRREIAEVFGHVSDVLVLAPGGLRKSNRFVLRVVREGEALARQTGLLDGRGRPVRGLPPQVVNGSTCDAVAAWRGAFLAHGSLTEPGRSGALEVTCPGPEAALALVGAARRIGIVAKAREVRGIDRVVIRDGDAIGALLTRLGAHESLMAWEERRMRREVRATANRLANFDDANLRRSARAAVAAGSRVQRALEILGEEVPEHLQLAGRLRLEHRQASLEELGQIHEPPLTKDAIAGRIRRLLAMADKRAADLGVPGTDANLTAEMMSS
- the gap gene encoding type I glyceraldehyde-3-phosphate dehydrogenase codes for the protein MTIRVGINGFGRIGRNFFRAALAQGADVEIVGVNDLTGNDVLAHMLKYDSVLGRLDAEVTYDDTSLTVDGKSFRATAETDPAKLPWAELGADVVIESTGRFTKAADARKHVEAGAKKVIISAPATDEDITIVLGVNDDKYDPAKHHVISNASCTTNCVAPMTKVLLDNFGFTKGLMTTIHAYTTEQQLLDQIAVTRKGSVNLRRARAAAINIIPTTTGAAKATSLVIPEVKGKLDGMAFRVPVPTGSVTDLVVDLERETTKEEVNAAFKAAAEGPLKDILVYTEDEIVSSDIVNTAPSCTIDASLTMVNGNQVKVVGWYDNEWGYSNRLVDLAALVGRSL
- a CDS encoding phosphoglycerate kinase; this encodes MATIDDLGDLRGRLVLVRSDLNVPLDEGRITDDGRIRASVPTIRALADKGARVVVTAHLGRPKGAPDPKFSLAPVAERLGEVLGAPVAFASDLVGSSAQETVDGLADGQVALLENVRFDPRETSKDDAERGALADELAKFADAFVSDGFGAVHRKHASVYDVAQRLPHAAGGLVVAEVEALRRLTDQPERPYAVVLGGAKVSDKLGVIDNLLGKADLLLIGGGMVFTFLAAQGHEIGKSLLEADQLETVKRYLSQNGDRIVLPVDVVAATEFSGDAEHDVVSVDAIPADRLGLDIGPESGRLFAEKLSGAKTVFWNGPMGVSEIPAYAEGTRAVAQVLTEIDGLSVVGGGDSAAAVRTLGFDEDAFGHISTGGGASLEYLEGKTLPGIAVLED